Genomic DNA from Carnobacterium divergens DSM 20623:
TTATCTTTATTTTGACAAATTTTATGACGCATTACAAGCTTTATCCTAAAATGGCTCCACTTAACGAAAGAAAGTCTTGTAAGAATTCTTCCATTTCTCACAAGACTTTTTCTCTTATTCTTCTTCGGTTGTTTCTTCTTCAATTCTTGTTGTTGCAAGTGACAACTCATCTAATTGTGCTTCACTGACAACACTTGGTGCTGACGTTAATGGATCTGATGCACGCCCATTTTTAGGGAAAGCAATCACTTCCCGAATATTTTCTTTGCCTGCTAATAGCATTGCTAAGCGGTCTAAACCAAGTGCAATTCCGCCGTGTGGTGGGAATCCATAATCTAATGCTTCTAATAAGAAACCAAATTGTTCTTCTGCTTCTTCTTTTGAGAATCCTAATGCTGCAAACATTTTTTCTTGTAATTCTCTTGTGTGGATACGAAGAGATCCACCACCTAATTCATACCCATTTAAAACGATATCATAGGCTTGCGCGTAAACTTCTCCAGGACTCGTTGTTAATTTATCAATGTCACTCTCTTTTGGCATTGTAAATGGATGATGAGCTGCAGTATAGCGTCCATTTTCTTCATCGTATTCCAATAAAGGCCAGTCAATGATCCAAAGAAAAGCAAATCTAGTTTCATCGATTAATTCTAATTCTTTTCCTAATTTATTTCTCAATGCTCCTAAAGCGTCGGCTACAATTGATTTTTTATCTGCTACAAATAATAATAAGTCACCTGGTTCTGCATTCGTTGCAGCGATTAAGCGTTCTGCGTCCTCAGTAAAGAATTTAGCAATTGGCCCTTTTAAGCCATCCTCTTCCATTTTTAGCCAAGCCAAACCTTTCGCACCGTATCTGCCAACAAATTCTCCTAAGCCGTCAATGTCTTTTCTTGAATACTTGTTAGCTGCACCTTTTGCATTAATTGCTTTTACTTCGCCGCCATTTTCGATAGCTCCACTAAAGACTTTAAAGCTAGAATCTTTTACTATCTCGTTTAATTGGATTAATTCTAAGTCAAAACGGATATCTGGTTTATCTGAACCGTATCGGCTCATCGCTTCATCGTAACTCATTTGTGGAAGGGGCAATGAAATATCAATACCTTTTGTTTCTTTCATTACTTTTCTCAATAATTCTTCTGTAAAACCTTGAATTTCATCAGCTTCTAAGAAACTTGTTTCAATGTCAATTTGCGTAAATTCAGGCTGACGGTCACCACGTAAATCTTCATCTCTAAAACAGCGAACGACTTGATAATAACGATCAAATCCAGCTCCCATCAACAACTGTTTAAATAATTGCGGGGATTGTGGCAATGCGTAGAAATGACCTGGGTGTACTCTAGAAGGGACTAAGTAATCTCTTGCACCTTCGGGAGTTGATTTTGTTAAATAGGGCGTTTCAATATCAATAAACCCAGTGTTATCAAGGTAGTTACGAATTGATTTAGTAATTTCATGACGTAAAATAAAGCTCTTAGTCATTTCTGGACGACGTAGGTCTAAATAACGGTATTGCATTCTTTTATCGTCTGAAACGCTGACGCCGTCTTCAATGTAGAATGGTGTCGTTTTTGCTTTATTTAAAATCGTAATTTCGTTTGCTTCGATTTCTAACATTCCTGTTGCAATATTTTTGTTAATTACTGAAGCATCTCTATTTACAACTTTACCTGTAATTTCAAGTACATATTCACTTCGAACATTTTCGGCAATTTCTAGTGCTTCTTTTGAAAAATCTGGATTGAAAACAACTTGTATAATGCCTTCACGGTCACGTAAATCGATAAAGATTAAACCACCCAAATCTCTACGTTTTTGCACCCAACCTTTAACTGTAATTACTTCTCCTAATAAATCTTCTGAAACTTTTCCACAATAAACTGTACGTTTTGCCATTTGAGTTGCTCCTTTTTAGTTGGTTTTAGTCTTTGTTAAAAAATTCATTAAATGCTGTCATATCTGTTGTTTGTAAATTATAGACTTTATCAAAATCGCGGTAAATATTTTTTAATGACACTTTTTCTTGTTTTCCTGTTTTCATCACTTTGAAATTCACTTCACCATTTGCAAGTTCTTCTTCTCCAATAGTAATTACAACTTTTGCACCTAATTTATCAGCTGTTTTAAATTGAGCCTTTATTTTTCGATTTAGGTAATCACGCTCTGCTGAAAAACCTGATTCACGAATGGTTTGAACTAATTTTAAGGTTTCAATATTAGTTTCTTCTCCTAGTCCGACCACG
This window encodes:
- the aspS gene encoding aspartate--tRNA ligase, which gives rise to MAKRTVYCGKVSEDLLGEVITVKGWVQKRRDLGGLIFIDLRDREGIIQVVFNPDFSKEALEIAENVRSEYVLEITGKVVNRDASVINKNIATGMLEIEANEITILNKAKTTPFYIEDGVSVSDDKRMQYRYLDLRRPEMTKSFILRHEITKSIRNYLDNTGFIDIETPYLTKSTPEGARDYLVPSRVHPGHFYALPQSPQLFKQLLMGAGFDRYYQVVRCFRDEDLRGDRQPEFTQIDIETSFLEADEIQGFTEELLRKVMKETKGIDISLPLPQMSYDEAMSRYGSDKPDIRFDLELIQLNEIVKDSSFKVFSGAIENGGEVKAINAKGAANKYSRKDIDGLGEFVGRYGAKGLAWLKMEEDGLKGPIAKFFTEDAERLIAATNAEPGDLLLFVADKKSIVADALGALRNKLGKELELIDETRFAFLWIIDWPLLEYDEENGRYTAAHHPFTMPKESDIDKLTTSPGEVYAQAYDIVLNGYELGGGSLRIHTRELQEKMFAALGFSKEEAEEQFGFLLEALDYGFPPHGGIALGLDRLAMLLAGKENIREVIAFPKNGRASDPLTSAPSVVSEAQLDELSLATTRIEEETTEEE